Proteins found in one Triticum urartu cultivar G1812 chromosome 4, Tu2.1, whole genome shotgun sequence genomic segment:
- the LOC125551787 gene encoding HVA22-like protein a has product MCSRSLLNVLAKNFDVLAGPLVALAYPLYASVKAIETKSSVDDQQWLTYWVLYSLITLFELTFTSIIEWLPFWSSMKLIFISWLVLPYFSGAAYVYQNYVRPVFVRNHMISIWYVPQKKGLFCNSDDFLTALDKYIEENGPEALKKLADKAGKSSRQSGKLWKGLKELKSLKEFKKAKASKDTKASKASKDSKEQKKAPKCSEEPKKALKDSKELKRSLEDWKELKKSLKDRKEPEAKDSNERQPKMSDKRVTFAEVEAEKEFKASNSNWHPTSDYGSAYPEHYSWNRSFIIFDDEHSYRN; this is encoded by the exons ATGTGCTCCAGATCTTTGCTCAATGTTCTCGCCAAGAACTTCGATGTTCTTGCAGG GCCTTTGGTTGCACTAGCTTATCCTTT GTATGCTTCAGTTAAGGCAATTGAAACCAAATCCTCTGTGGATGATCAGCAATGGCTCACATATTGGGTGTTATATTCATTAATAACACTCTTCGAGCTGACATTCACATCAATTATTGAATG GCTTCCCTTTTGGTCCTCCATGAAGTTGATCTTCATTTCCTGGCTGGTCTTGCCCTACTTCAGTGGTGCAGCCTATgtgtaccaaaattatgtgaggCCTGTGTTTGTTAGGAATCATATGATTAGCATTTGGTATGTCCCTCAGAAAAAGGGTCTTTTCTGTAATTCAGACGACTTCCTCACAGCACTTGATAAGTACATTGAAGAAAATGGACCTGAAGCACTGAAGAAATTGGCAGACAAG GCTGGCAAGTCATCTAGACAGTCTGGAAAATTGTGGAAAGGGTTGAAAGAATTAAAATCGCTGAAGGAGTTTAAAAAAGCAAAGGCATCAAAAGATACAAAAGCCTCGAAGGCGTCAAAGGATTCAAAAGAGCAGAAGAAGGCGCCGAAATGCTCCGAAGAACCAAAAAAGGCACTGAAAGATTCAAAAGAACTAAAGCGGTCATTGGAAGACTGGAAAGAGCTGAAGAAATCACTGAAAGATCGAAAAGAGCCGGAGGCGAAAGATTCAAATGAACGTCAACCGAAGATGAGCGACAAACGTGTGACATTCGCGGAGGTGGAGGCTGAGAAAGAATTCAAGGCCTCCAACAGTAACTGGCATCCAACCTCCGATTATGGCAGCGCATACCCTGAGCACTACTCATGGAACCGCAGCTTTATAATCTTCGACGATGAACATAGTTACCGGAACTAG